In the Acidobacteriota bacterium genome, CCTGGCGCCGGTACAGGAACTGTCCTGTGTCGAGCGGGTAAAGCCCTCTCCCCAGGGCGTGGAGATCGGGCTGACGGAGGGCACCGACCCCTCCGCCGCCATCGCCGCCATCGCCGGGACGCTGCCGGTGGCCCGGGTGGAGATCCACCGGCCCACCCTCGAGGAAATCTTCATCGAGATCGTCACCGGTGACCGCCATGCCTCCGATGAGCGGGCGCGGACCCTTCGCGCCGCCCTGCAGGACCCGGACCGGGGAGGTGTCCGATGAAGATCTCGCGCGTTCTCTGCATCGCCCGCCGGGAATTCATCGCCACCGTGCTGACCAAGGGCTTTCTGATCGGCGTGCTCGTGGTGCCGGTGATCGTGTTGACGATGGTCGTGGTGATGCCGCTCCTGATCAACGAAGAGGCCCCCGGCGTCGAAGGCGAGGTGGCGGTGATCGACCCCACAGGCGCCGTCGTGCCGGGCCTGGGCGACTATCTCGCGCCGGAGGCCATCGCCGCCCGCCGCAGCGAAGAGACCGCCGCCGTCGCTGACGAACTCGCCGACCGCGCCCGAATGGCCGAAAACGACGCCGTCGGGGAGGCCATCGACCAGGCGGTCCAAAAGAGTCTCGGCGAGGTGCCCCTGTTCCACGTCACCCCGCTCGACCCCCGCAGCACGGACGTGGAACAGGAAAAGCAGGCCCTGCTGACCGACACCCCGGGCGCCGTGCGCCGACTGGCCCTGGTGATCCTCGACGATCATGTCATCCGCGAGAATGCCGACGGAGCATTCGGCTCCTACCGGATCTTCGTGCGGAGCAAACTCGACGACCGGATCGTCGACGAGATCCGTTCCGGCCTCCGGCGCTCGATCATCGAGGCCCGCATCGAAACCCACGGGATGGACCCGGAGTTGATCAACCGGCTGACCCGCGTCGAGCGGGTCGCCGCCACCGCGGTCACCGCCTCGGGCGAGAAGACGTCCAACGAGGTGCTCAACATCCTGGTGCCCATGGGCTTCATGGGACTGCTGTTGATCTCCGTGATGACCGGCAGCCAGGGCCTGCTGACCTCCACCATCGAGGAGAAGTCCAACCGCGTGGTGGAGGTGCTGCTCTCGGCGGTCTCACCCATGGAACTGATGAGCGGCAAGATTCTCGGCCAGATGGGCGTCGGCCTGTTGATGCTGCTGATCTATGCCGGCATGGGCATTTTCGGCCTCTCCGCCTTCGCGGTGCTGGGCCTGATCGATCCCCTGCTCTTCGTCTTCCTGATCATCTTCTACTTCATCGCCTACTCGACCCTCGCCGCGCTGATGGGAGCCATCGGGGCGGCGGTCAACGAGTTGCGGGAAGCCCAATCCCTGATGACGCCCGTGATGCTGATCGTGATGATTCCCTGGCTGCTGTGGATGCCCATCAGCCGGGATCCCAACTCCGTCTTCGCCACGACGCTCAGCTTCATCCCGCCGATCAACACCTTCGTGATCCTGATCCGCATGGCTTCCACGGCTCCCCCGCCCCTGTGGCAGGTGCTGCTCTCGGTGCTGGTGGGCATCGGCGGTGTCTACGTGGCGCTCAGGATGGCGGCCAAGGTTTTCCGCATCGGGCTGCTGATGTACGGCAAGCCGCCGAGTTTCAAGACCCTGCTGCAGTGGATCCGGATGGCGGACGCGTAGCGCCCGCGCCGATCAGAAGCCGACGAAGTTGGCGCCGCAATCGACGAAATGGTTCTCACCGGTCACGCCGGAGGCCAGGTCGGAGACCAGGTACACGGCCGCGCCCCCCACCTCTTCTCCCCGCACGTTGCGCTGCAGGGGCGAGCGCCGGGCGTCGTGGTTGAGCATGTTGCGAAACCCCTTGATCGCCGAGGAGGCCAGCGTGCGCAGGGGGCCGCCGGAAATGCTGTTGACCCGGATGTTGTCGGGCCCCAGGTCCTGCGCCAGGTAGCGCACGCTGCTTTCGAGGGCCGCCTTGGCCACGCCCATGGCGTTGTACCCGGGAACGGCGCGCTGGGCGCCCAGGTAGGTCATGGCCAGGATCGACCCGCCACCGCCGGCCTTCATCTGTTCGCGGGCATGGCGGGCCATGGACACCAGCGAGAACACCGACACGTCCATCGCCTGCAGGAAACTCTCACGCGGCGTGTCGATGAAGTTGCCGGGCCGAAGATAGTCCTTGTCGGCGAAGGCGATCGAGTGAATGACAAAATCGAGACGCTCGTGGTCCTTCCGGTAGGCCTCGAAGATCGCCTGGAGGTTGCCGGGCTGCGAACAGTCGCAGGGGTGGATCCACTCTTCCTTCAGCTCGAGGGCCTCGATCGCCAGCCGCGCCCGGGCTTCCATTTTCTCCCCCGGAAACACGCCGAAAGCGCAGTGCGCCCCGTGGTCGATCAGCGCCTTGGCGATGTGCCAGCCATAGGACCGCTCGTTGGCCACGCCAAAAACGATCCCTTGCTTACCCTGGAGTAAGTTGCTCATCGTCTCACCTCTGTCGGGTCGTCGGGCCCCGGGCCCCCGGAGATGGACGTGAAGCTACAAGATTGCCCGGTGCTTGGCAAACACGCCCCCGGGCCGGTTCCGCCGGCCGCAGGACGGCGCCGCCGGGCGCGGGGCGGGACTCAGGAGTCGCCGGAGGCGGGCGCGGGTCTGCATCTCGATCTGGCGGACCCGTTCCCGGGAACAGCCCAGGCATCGCCCGATCTCCTCCAGCGTCATCACCTGCGCTCCGCCCAGTCCGTAGCGATGCTGGAGAATGAACCGCTCCTTGGAGGGAAGCCTGCCGATCGCCCGATCGAGCCGCGCCATTCTCTCGCGCAGCAGTACCTGCTGCTCGGCATCGGGCCGCTCCTCGTCGACCAGGCGATCCTCCATCGAGGGGCCGTCCTCGTCCTCCCAGCGGCCGGAGAGAGACAACTCGCCATGGCCCTGGGTCTGTTCCGCCTGCTCGACCTCCCGCCAGGTGAGTTCGGTCCGCTCGATCAGTTCCTCGTCGGTGGGAGTCCGGCCGAGAGCGGCGGTCATCTCACGCCGGATCTCCCGTACCTTGCGTTCGATCCGGTGGCGGTACTCCGGGGTCCGGACCAGGGGATGGTCCCGCAGCACCCGCAACATGGCCTTGCGGATCCACCAGACGGCATACGTCAAGAAGGTCGTTCCCCGCTCCGGATCGTAGCGCAGCGCGGCTTCCATCAGGGCCAGGTTGCCCTCGTTGATCAGGTCGAGGCTCGACACACCCCGGCGGCTGTAGAAGCGCGAGAGGCTCACGACGAAGGGAAGGTTCGCCGAGACCAGCGTCGCCAGGGCCTCGTCGTCACCCTGCTGGGCGCGGCGGGCCAGTTCCTTCTCGCCGTCGCGATCGACTCTCGGGCAGCCACGGAGATCCTGGAGATAGAGGCTGAAGAGCATGTTTTGCCGGCCGTAGGTCGCCATGGTGCGTCCCTCCCAGTGTTCGTTCCGAGGATAGGACGGGCTCCTACCAACCGCGTGACGGGGGGGTCACAAGCCTGAAAACCGCTTCCGGCGGAGCCGCGGTCGAGGCGCTATCGCCCACGCGTGGCGGGCCGGGGCGCCTCAGGTGCCGCGGCGGGCGACCCGCTGAACCTGGTCGAGGTAGCGCCCCACGTCTTCCCGGGGGCGTATTTCCTGGGCCCGCTCGAGCAACGGTACGGCTTCCGCGTAGCGCGACTGCCCCACCAGGACCTGGGCGTGCCGCACCCGCGCCACGGCTTCGTAGTCTTCCAGCGCTTCCGCCCGCTCGTAGTAGAGGATGGCGCGCTGCGGCTGGCCGGCCCGGGCGAAGTGATTGCCCAGCAGGATCAGCGCATCGCCGTCGAGGGGATCGAGGTCGACGATCTCCTCGAGCACGCGCACCACCCGCTCGCCCTTCTCGCCCGACGCCATCGCCACCCGGGCCTGCACCTTGAGCACTTCCCGGCGGGAGGCGTCGTCCAGTCGACCCTCGTAGACCCGCGAGATCTCTTCGAGCAGGGAGCCGGCCTGGGCGAACGCGCCCCGCTGCGCGAGAATCCGGCACCAGCGGAGCGGTACCGAAACATCCTGCTCCGGGTCCAGTTCGAGGGCCCGGCGATAAGCCCCCGCCGCCAGATCCCAGAGTTCCTGGTTGACGTAGATATCTCCCAGGATGCGCTCGCTGTCGACCGTGGCCTTCCCCATCCGGCTGACGATCTCGTAGTTCTCCGCCGCTCGGAGCGGTTTGCCGAGCCCGATCCAGGCATTGGCCTGCATCAGCCAGAAGTCCGCCCGGTCCGGGGAACGTTCGATCAACTCCCGGCAGAGGCTCACCGCCTCGGCGTACTTTTCCTGGCGCAGCACGCTGTGGGTCAGCCCGATCTTCCAGTCCTCGGTGGTCGGATCGAGCAGCATGGCGGTGCGGTAGGCCGACTCGGCGGCGATGTGCCGGCCCGTCTGGGAGTAGGCGTAGCCGAGCAGGCCATAGGTCACGCCGTCCGCGGCACCGAGCTCGATCGCGCGGCTCAGGGGCTCCAGGGCCTCGGCGAACTTCCCCAGCCGAACGTAGATCTGTCCGAGTTGACGGTGCGCCCTGCGAAAACTCGGAAACTTGACGATGGCCGCCGAATAGCTCGCGGCCGCCGGCTCGAGCTCACCGTCCTGGTAGTGAAGATTGCCCAGGAGAAAATCGAAGACCGCGCTGCTCTCCGGCGTGATCACCGCTTCCACCGCCGCCTTGGCCGCGGCGGTGTCGTCCCCCGAGACCAGGGGGAGCAGCTCCTGCAGCGTGGCCTGGTCGGTGGCGCTCAGACGCGGCTCGATCTCGGCGTTGACGCCGTAGCTTCCCGTGAAACTGCGACGCCAGGATTCGCTGTCCCAGATGCCCAGATCGCCGACGCTCCCGCCGGCCTCCCCGGCGACAGCGAGACCCGACGCCCCGACCGACGCGACCGTCAGGGCCAGCAGCGGCAACATGGCAAATCGTCTGAACATGAGTAAGCCTCGGCGCGCCGTCATCCGGCGTTGAAGCGGATCGGGATGCGCAACTTGAAGGGCACCGCGCGTCCATTGCGGGTACCGGGTTCGAATTTCCACTGTTTGACGGCCTCGAGGGCCGGCTTCTCGAAGAGCGGGTCGGAAGACTTCTCGACCTTGGGATTCTTCACTTTCCCGTTCTGATCGACGAGGAAGACCACGAAGACCGTGCCGGTCTTGCCCTTCTTCCGCAGTTCCTGGGGGTAGCGCGGCATACGCTGGAAGATGAGGGACGGCTTCTGATCCAGGTCGTCCAGCGAGAAGACCTCGTCGATCGCCTCTTCACGCCGCCCCGCCGTCAGCTGGGCCGCGATATCCACGACAAAGTCGCCGAAGGCCCCCCCCACCGGATTCGGGTTGAGGGCCAGTTCGAGCTGGGCCAGGTCGAGGGGCGCCGCCTGCTCCTCGAGCTGCGGCGGCGGCTCCTCCTCGGGCTCCTCTTCCACTTTCTCCTCCACGGGCGGCGGCGGTGGCGGCGGGTTGAAGTCGGCCACATCCACCGGCTCGAGCACCAGGTCCGCCGGTGCGGGCGACCCGATGGCCTGCATCAACGGCAGCAGCACGAAGAGCCCGAGGGTACAGGCCAGCGCGCCGACCACCACCAGCGCTTTCTGCAACATCCAGAGCAGGGGATGGATCTTCGGCTCGAGGGTCATCGCGTCTCTCCCTAGTCGACTCGCCGCTGTGTGGCGATGCTGACCTTCTGCGCCCCGGCCATCTTGGCCTCGTCGATGACCCGCACCATCAGCGAGGCCCGCGCCTGGCCGTCGGCCTGCACGATCACCGGCACCTCTTCCTTCTGCAGCATCCGCTTGACCAGCGGCTGGACGCCGGCCACGCCGATCTGCCGGCCGCCGTAGACCACCTGCCCCTCACCGGTCACCGCCAGCAGGACGGAGTTCTTCTCGAGCTGCACCGAGGACGCGGCCTGGGGTTTGTCCACTTCGACTCCCGTCTCGTCGATGAAGGTGGTGGTCACGATGAAGAAGATCAGCAGAATGAACACGCAGTCGATCAGGGGCGACATGTCGATCCCCGTCGACTCTTCGTCTCCACTCCCGAGCTTGCGAAAACGGCTCATAGCGCACTCTCCTTCCCCGCGGATCGGCCCCCGCGCTGCCGGTGGAAGACATGCTGCACACAGACGGTCTCGACACGGGCGAGAAAGGCCTCGTAACGCTCCTTCTCCCGGCCCAGGTGGTACTGGAGAAAGAGGCCCGGCAACGCGATCACGAGCCCGGTCTCGGTGGTGATCAGCGCTTCCGAGATCCCCCCGGCGATCATGCTCATCGTCTTCTCTCCGCCCGATCCCGAGGCGAGGGCGGCGAAGGTGGTCAGCATGCCGGTCACCGTGCCCAGCAGTCCCAACAGGGGGGCTGAACTCACGCAGCGCTTCATGAAACGCAAATCTCGCTCGAAGGGCGCGAGCCGCGACAGCTGCACCTCTCCGAAGCGATCGAGGAGGTCTTCGATACTCGTCGCGGCCAGCGCGAAGTCCATCACTTCACCCAGGCGCCCCCGCCGCTTTTCCGGCCGGGTGATCCACTCGCGCCAGACCCGTTCGGAGACCCGCGGAACACCCCGGGACTTGAGGGAAATCCAGATGTGAATGCCGAGAGCGAACAGCACCAGGGCGTTGGCCGCCAGGGGGATCATCCACCAGCCCCCGGCGCGCCAGATACCCCATGCCTGCTCGAACAGCCCCTGGAACATCTCAACCCTGCTCGGCGGCCGCCGCGTCCCGCCCGGCCGAAGCGAGCGAAAGACGATTGACGAACGAGATCGCCGTCTTTTCCATGCCATCGACGAAACGCCGGGCGCGGCGGGACAGGTAGGCGTGGAACAGCAGCGAGGGGATGGCCACGATCAGCCCGAACTCGGTGGTGATCAGCGCCTCGGAAATGCCGGAGGAGAGGGTCTTCGCGTCTCCCGTGCCGTAGACGGTGATCAGCTTGAAAGTGTTGATGATGCCGGTGACCGTGCCGAGGAGGCCGAGCAGGGGCGCCGCCGCGGCGCAGATCGCGATGAACCAGAGAAAGCGCTGGAGGCGCAGCCGGGTATCCAGCATCTTTTCGTACATCACCTCCTCGACCAGTTCCCGCGGCTCCGCGGCGTGCTCGACTCCCACCCGCAGCATCTCTCCCGTGGGGCCGGGGATCGCCTCGAGCCTGGCCATGGCGCCGTCCAGGTCCCGCCGGCGGACCGCGTCGAGCAGGCTGTTGACCCGTTTCTTCGACGGGTTGCGGATACGGGCCAACTGGAACCACTTGAGCAGGGCGACGAGCAGCGCGGCCGCGGCCATCAGCAGCATCGGCACCATCACCGGGCCGCCCTTTTCGATGTGCTCGAGTGGCGTATCGCCGGCGGCCTTCATCTTGTCGGCGTTGCCCAGGGTCGGATCGAGCGGCAGCAGTCCCTCGCCCGTCTCCACCACCTTCGCGGCCTCCGCCTGCAGCACGGGATCGCCGAAGATCGTCATCGACGGTTCGAGAGAGCCGAGTTGCTGTTCGGCGAGGCCCGCCGCGGCGCCATCCCGGGTGCGGAAGAGGGCGATCGGTCCCAGCAGCGCGAAATCGACGTCCTCGACCGTGCCGTCGGCGGCGACGGCACGACCCGCAAATCGGGTGCCGGCGAGCGCCTCCTCCAGGCGGGTGAGGCGGGCCTCGACCAGCTCGAGCTGCCGGGCGTAAACCTGGTCCGCGGCAAGCTGCTGGTTCTCGGGGGCGTTGCGGGCCGCCTCGATCAGGGGGCGGAAGCGCTGCAGCTCGGTGATGTGCACCCGCGTCTCGAAATTACGGACGTACTCGTCGAGCAGGTTCCCCAGGTAGGTCTCCTCGGCGTGGCGGGCTTCGAGCCGGGCCTGGCGGTTGCTCAACTCCAGCCGACGCTTGTCCACCGCACGGACCCGCTCGTCGAGGCGGGCCTCGCGGGAGGCGAGCTGCGACTCGAGGCTTCTGAGCCGTCGGCTGAGCGGCAGCTTCTCCGCGGCGATGCGCGCCTGCAACTCGGAGAGTTGCCGAAGACTGGCCGCGAGGTCTTTTTCCACCGATGCGCGGGTTCCGGCGAATTCCGATTGCCCCACCGCCCATCCGGCGCAGGGCGCCAGCAGCAGGGCCGAGGCCAGCAGCGGCCTCCAGCGAAGACGGATCCTGCTCATGGCCTTTCCTCGTCTACGATGGTCACCGGCAACGGCACGTAGGCCGGCGCCTCTTCGTTTTCGAGAATCTTCACCAGGCGAGTGACCTGCGGTGCGATCGGGTCGGCGGCGATCCAGCGCCACCCATCGGGGCCGCTCCGGCCGAGCCCCGCGTGACTGCCGTCGCGCGTGACGTACCACGCCTGCCCGAGACCCGCGTACACCGTCTGTACCTCCGCTCGCTTGCCGGATGGCAGTTCCCGGATCTCACTGACGAGGTTGATCTCCCGCTGGAACTTGTTCACTTCGTTCAGGATTCCGATCACGTTCTGGTAGCGCTCGGCCGGGGAGAGTTCCCGCGCACCGCCGGGCCGGGGCAGCCGGCGGCTGAGTACCGAAACCTTTTCCCGCAGGGGATCGGGCAGCCGGTCGAGCAGGGCGCGTGTGGCCTTTTCGAGGGCCGGGATCCGCCGGGCGAGGGTCACCGAAGCCCGGTCGAGTTCCCGCTCCCTGGCGGCGAGTTCCCTTTCCTTCCCGGCCACCTCCGCCAGGTCCTTCTCGGCCTCCTCGATTTTCTGATCGAGGGCGGCGATCTGCCGCTCGAGAATGGAGATCCGCTCGGTGAGCACCTCCTTGCCGAGCTTCCAGTCGCGTTTCTCCCGGGCGATGACCTGCTGGGTCTCGACCCACTTGGCCAGCCGCGCCCGGGTCTCTTCGAGGTCGGTGGTCCGGCCGCCGTCCGCCGGGGGAGCGGCGGCGGCCGCGGGAACCAGGGCCGCGGTGACCAGGATGGCGATGCGATCACGGATATTCATGGCTTCATTGTTCTCCTGCGCTTGTGACACCCGGGTTGCCCCGGGGTGACAAAGTTCTTAACCGGCCATGGCCGCGCTCCCCGCTCGCGGGACGCCGACCGTCGACCCCGTCACCAGCTCCAGCGCAAGGCGATCTTGTAGCGCCTGGCGGTGGGTACGAGGCTCTTGATGGCCTCGGCTCCCTCCGGGGTGCGGTAGACCACCTGCTTGTCGTCGGCGAGCAGATTCTTGGCGCTCAAGCTCAAGCTGGTGACGGCGCCCAGCTTCTGGCTGACCTTGACGTTGAGGGACGAGAACGGCGCCTCGAGGGCGTCCGGAACGCCTCCGGTCTCCACGTCACCGACCGCCGCCCCGGCTCGAAGCCGTTCGCCGACCCGGTTGTAGAAGACGCTGGCGCTGAGCCCCGTGTCCTCGTTGTCGTAGCTGAGATTGAAATTGGCGATCGACGCCGGTTGCCCGGCGAGGGCCCGGCGGTCCCGGCCGAGGGCGAAGGCCGCCAGCGCTTCCTGCTCGAAGCCGGGAATATCGACCTCGGAATCGAGCCACGTGTAATTCGCGCTGACGGTGAAATGCCTCAGCCGGCGGCCGAACCGATCCAGCGGCGCCCTGGCCTCGGCCTCCACGCCGAGAATCCTTCCGGTATCGAAATTCACCGGCTGGGTGAAACTCCGTCCGGCGGCTCCGAAGTTGAGATATTCGATGGGCTTGTCGATCTTCTTCCGGAAAACACTCAGGGCGAGCACCTCTCCCGGCCGGCGGAACCACTCCCAGCGCAGGTCCCAGTTGGTGATTTTCGACATCTCCAGCCGGGGATTGCCCACGAACTCGTCACCGAAGAGGAACTCCTCGGTGGCGACGGGAGCCAGTTCACGGAGGGTCGGACGGGCCAGGGTGCGGGACCAGGAGGCGCGCACCTGCATGCCGTCACGGAGTTCCCAGATCAGCCCCACCGAGGGGAGGACGGATCGGTCGTCGATCCGCGCCACACCTTCTTCCTCGGGCACCTCCACGATGCCGCGATCGCCGGACTCGGGCCTGACCTCGATGATCTCCACCCGCCCGGCCGGCCCGGCGGGAATCACCCCCAGTTCCGTCCTCTCCCAGCGGCCGCCGGCAACCAGCTTGAGCGACGGCAACAGCGGCCATTCGGCCATCAGGTAGAACGCGCCGATCCGTTGCCTGCCGACGTAGTCCACGTCCTGGTTGAGCGGCGTGAGGGTCCACAGGAGCTGGTTGTCCGCCACGTGGGGCGAGTCGACGTTGGGCGCCAGTCCGATGCGATCGGCGTCGAGAAAGACATCGCTCCAGAGCGCTGCGGGATCTTCGGTGATCCAACTGAAGCGGCTCCTGTTTTCGATACGCTCCGGGTTGCGGCAACACTGCCGGCTGGGAAAGTCGTAGAAGAACGATTCCTGCTCGTAGGTCCGGTCGTCGTCTTCGAAGTAGAAGCCACCCTTGAGCCTGGCCTCCCGGTCGCCGAGGACCCGCAGCGGGAGTTCGGCGTTGGCGGCGTAGACCATGCCGGTTTCTTCGATCTCCCGGAAGATTCTGCGTGTGCTGGACGAAGGCGAGACGCCCGACGTGCGAAATTGCGCGACTCCGAAACCACGCTCGGTGAAGTAGGTGAAGAGATTGCGGAAGAAGCGGACATCGGGTTCTTTCTGCCGGGTCAGGTTCGACGCCACGCTCCAGTCCAGGTGGAGGCCGTCGCCCACGGGCCAACCTTCGAAATCATGCTTGCCTTGCAGTTGAAGCGACGCGACCGTGCGCTCGACGTAGCGCAGAGATTGATTCTGGATGACGTTGATCTGCTCGACCGAACTCCCGTCGTCGCTGACCTGGAAGCGGGCCTCGTCGCTGGCCGACTGGTTGCCGACGAAGCGCAACGTGAACTCGTGGTCGTCGTTGGGCTGGAAGACCAGCGCCCCCAGCCCGCCGATCAGCAATTCGTCGGTGCCCTTGCTGTCGGTACGCGGACGGAGCAGGGTGATCGCCCCGTCGCTGCCGCTGACACCGACCTTGTTGTTGATGCCA is a window encoding:
- a CDS encoding MotA/TolQ/ExbB proton channel family protein, producing MFQGLFEQAWGIWRAGGWWMIPLAANALVLFALGIHIWISLKSRGVPRVSERVWREWITRPEKRRGRLGEVMDFALAATSIEDLLDRFGEVQLSRLAPFERDLRFMKRCVSSAPLLGLLGTVTGMLTTFAALASGSGGEKTMSMIAGGISEALITTETGLVIALPGLFLQYHLGREKERYEAFLARVETVCVQHVFHRQRGGRSAGKESAL
- a CDS encoding enoyl-ACP reductase, with product MSNLLQGKQGIVFGVANERSYGWHIAKALIDHGAHCAFGVFPGEKMEARARLAIEALELKEEWIHPCDCSQPGNLQAIFEAYRKDHERLDFVIHSIAFADKDYLRPGNFIDTPRESFLQAMDVSVFSLVSMARHAREQMKAGGGGSILAMTYLGAQRAVPGYNAMGVAKAALESSVRYLAQDLGPDNIRVNSISGGPLRTLASSAIKGFRNMLNHDARRSPLQRNVRGEEVGGAAVYLVSDLASGVTGENHFVDCGANFVGF
- a CDS encoding MotA/TolQ/ExbB proton channel family protein; the protein is MSRIRLRWRPLLASALLLAPCAGWAVGQSEFAGTRASVEKDLAASLRQLSELQARIAAEKLPLSRRLRSLESQLASREARLDERVRAVDKRRLELSNRQARLEARHAEETYLGNLLDEYVRNFETRVHITELQRFRPLIEAARNAPENQQLAADQVYARQLELVEARLTRLEEALAGTRFAGRAVAADGTVEDVDFALLGPIALFRTRDGAAAGLAEQQLGSLEPSMTIFGDPVLQAEAAKVVETGEGLLPLDPTLGNADKMKAAGDTPLEHIEKGGPVMVPMLLMAAAALLVALLKWFQLARIRNPSKKRVNSLLDAVRRRDLDGAMARLEAIPGPTGEMLRVGVEHAAEPRELVEEVMYEKMLDTRLRLQRFLWFIAICAAAAPLLGLLGTVTGIINTFKLITVYGTGDAKTLSSGISEALITTEFGLIVAIPSLLFHAYLSRRARRFVDGMEKTAISFVNRLSLASAGRDAAAAEQG
- a CDS encoding biopolymer transporter ExbD, which encodes MSRFRKLGSGDEESTGIDMSPLIDCVFILLIFFIVTTTFIDETGVEVDKPQAASSVQLEKNSVLLAVTGEGQVVYGGRQIGVAGVQPLVKRMLQKEEVPVIVQADGQARASLMVRVIDEAKMAGAQKVSIATQRRVD
- a CDS encoding RNA polymerase sigma factor RpoD/SigA, with amino-acid sequence MATYGRQNMLFSLYLQDLRGCPRVDRDGEKELARRAQQGDDEALATLVSANLPFVVSLSRFYSRRGVSSLDLINEGNLALMEAALRYDPERGTTFLTYAVWWIRKAMLRVLRDHPLVRTPEYRHRIERKVREIRREMTAALGRTPTDEELIERTELTWREVEQAEQTQGHGELSLSGRWEDEDGPSMEDRLVDEERPDAEQQVLLRERMARLDRAIGRLPSKERFILQHRYGLGGAQVMTLEEIGRCLGCSRERVRQIEMQTRARLRRLLSPAPRPAAPSCGRRNRPGGVFAKHRAIL
- a CDS encoding TonB family protein → MTLEPKIHPLLWMLQKALVVVGALACTLGLFVLLPLMQAIGSPAPADLVLEPVDVADFNPPPPPPPVEEKVEEEPEEEPPPQLEEQAAPLDLAQLELALNPNPVGGAFGDFVVDIAAQLTAGRREEAIDEVFSLDDLDQKPSLIFQRMPRYPQELRKKGKTGTVFVVFLVDQNGKVKNPKVEKSSDPLFEKPALEAVKQWKFEPGTRNGRAVPFKLRIPIRFNAG
- a CDS encoding ABC transporter permease — protein: MKISRVLCIARREFIATVLTKGFLIGVLVVPVIVLTMVVVMPLLINEEAPGVEGEVAVIDPTGAVVPGLGDYLAPEAIAARRSEETAAVADELADRARMAENDAVGEAIDQAVQKSLGEVPLFHVTPLDPRSTDVEQEKQALLTDTPGAVRRLALVILDDHVIRENADGAFGSYRIFVRSKLDDRIVDEIRSGLRRSIIEARIETHGMDPELINRLTRVERVAATAVTASGEKTSNEVLNILVPMGFMGLLLISVMTGSQGLLTSTIEEKSNRVVEVLLSAVSPMELMSGKILGQMGVGLLMLLIYAGMGIFGLSAFAVLGLIDPLLFVFLIIFYFIAYSTLAALMGAIGAAVNELREAQSLMTPVMLIVMIPWLLWMPISRDPNSVFATTLSFIPPINTFVILIRMASTAPPPLWQVLLSVLVGIGGVYVALRMAAKVFRIGLLMYGKPPSFKTLLQWIRMADA
- a CDS encoding tetratricopeptide repeat protein; its protein translation is MFRRFAMLPLLALTVASVGASGLAVAGEAGGSVGDLGIWDSESWRRSFTGSYGVNAEIEPRLSATDQATLQELLPLVSGDDTAAAKAAVEAVITPESSAVFDFLLGNLHYQDGELEPAAASYSAAIVKFPSFRRAHRQLGQIYVRLGKFAEALEPLSRAIELGAADGVTYGLLGYAYSQTGRHIAAESAYRTAMLLDPTTEDWKIGLTHSVLRQEKYAEAVSLCRELIERSPDRADFWLMQANAWIGLGKPLRAAENYEIVSRMGKATVDSERILGDIYVNQELWDLAAGAYRRALELDPEQDVSVPLRWCRILAQRGAFAQAGSLLEEISRVYEGRLDDASRREVLKVQARVAMASGEKGERVVRVLEEIVDLDPLDGDALILLGNHFARAGQPQRAILYYERAEALEDYEAVARVRHAQVLVGQSRYAEAVPLLERAQEIRPREDVGRYLDQVQRVARRGT
- a CDS encoding TonB-dependent receptor; translation: MKNGWCRRSLPAVILLWLCWVGLSSGQGASNGGIRGLVYDADFDVPLAGVRVEIAGTRHTALTSDAGNFVLEQLPPGKYTVVCSKAGYQRRVIADVAVSPGRLSELRVELSIAVLEMDELVVTGDDFLSGTEVDLLEIRASAVTLQDAISSELFKKADASDVAGAIKMVVGASVVDGKYATVRGLSDRYTGTTLNGIRVPSADPRKRAVQLDVFPTGTVESITVTKTFTPDLQGDFTGGGVDVRTKSIPENYLLSTSVAVEYDDLATGNGEFLTYRGGGVDPTGFGGSDRSMPDVGRVELTKSFSAIRYRPRVLPADLEAALAYDKLTRMFVPVMGTSRKTAPANGSFSLVSGNKYSIGAWGRIGVLGALSYSHKYHYYDDGINNKVGVSGSDGAITLLRPRTDSKGTDELLIGGLGALVFQPNDDHEFTLRFVGNQSASDEARFQVSDDGSSVEQINVIQNQSLRYVERTVASLQLQGKHDFEGWPVGDGLHLDWSVASNLTRQKEPDVRFFRNLFTYFTERGFGVAQFRTSGVSPSSSTRRIFREIEETGMVYAANAELPLRVLGDREARLKGGFYFEDDDRTYEQESFFYDFPSRQCCRNPERIENRSRFSWITEDPAALWSDVFLDADRIGLAPNVDSPHVADNQLLWTLTPLNQDVDYVGRQRIGAFYLMAEWPLLPSLKLVAGGRWERTELGVIPAGPAGRVEIIEVRPESGDRGIVEVPEEEGVARIDDRSVLPSVGLIWELRDGMQVRASWSRTLARPTLRELAPVATEEFLFGDEFVGNPRLEMSKITNWDLRWEWFRRPGEVLALSVFRKKIDKPIEYLNFGAAGRSFTQPVNFDTGRILGVEAEARAPLDRFGRRLRHFTVSANYTWLDSEVDIPGFEQEALAAFALGRDRRALAGQPASIANFNLSYDNEDTGLSASVFYNRVGERLRAGAAVGDVETGGVPDALEAPFSSLNVKVSQKLGAVTSLSLSAKNLLADDKQVVYRTPEGAEAIKSLVPTARRYKIALRWSW
- a CDS encoding DUF3450 family protein, which gives rise to MNIRDRIAILVTAALVPAAAAAPPADGGRTTDLEETRARLAKWVETQQVIAREKRDWKLGKEVLTERISILERQIAALDQKIEEAEKDLAEVAGKERELAARERELDRASVTLARRIPALEKATRALLDRLPDPLREKVSVLSRRLPRPGGARELSPAERYQNVIGILNEVNKFQREINLVSEIRELPSGKRAEVQTVYAGLGQAWYVTRDGSHAGLGRSGPDGWRWIAADPIAPQVTRLVKILENEEAPAYVPLPVTIVDEERP